In one Sporomusa sphaeroides DSM 2875 genomic region, the following are encoded:
- the yhbY gene encoding ribosome assembly RNA-binding protein YhbY produces the protein MNETTLTGKQKRFLRAMGSTLDPVVQIGKSGVIDTVTESAEQALAAREIIKVRVLQNSPEEPKAAIAALAKATGAELVQVIGRNGLLYKKNEEKSKIELP, from the coding sequence GTGAATGAAACAACACTCACAGGTAAACAAAAACGATTTTTACGGGCGATGGGCAGCACGCTTGACCCTGTGGTGCAGATTGGTAAAAGTGGCGTAATCGACACTGTTACGGAAAGTGCTGAACAAGCATTGGCTGCCAGAGAAATTATCAAAGTCCGGGTGCTGCAAAACAGCCCGGAAGAACCGAAAGCTGCTATTGCCGCACTCGCAAAGGCTACCGGTGCAGAATTAGTACAGGTAATTGGCCGCAACGGCTTACTTTATAAAAAAAATGAGGAAAAATCAAAAATAGAATTGCCGTGA
- a CDS encoding ribosomal-processing cysteine protease Prp has protein sequence MITITLVRDNNKAITGFTVGGHANVAPHGQDIVCAGVSALVQSSIMGIERHLGRDIELVQDTDVLTMELIGQPDRLTDAIFATMLLGLTEIARLYPKSVRIIGHRR, from the coding sequence ATGATTACCATTACGTTGGTTCGTGATAACAACAAGGCAATTACCGGATTTACGGTCGGCGGTCATGCCAATGTTGCGCCACATGGTCAGGATATTGTCTGTGCCGGAGTATCGGCACTGGTCCAATCCTCTATCATGGGAATTGAACGCCATTTGGGGCGGGATATTGAGCTGGTACAGGACACTGATGTTCTTACTATGGAACTTATTGGTCAGCCTGACAGGCTTACGGACGCAATTTTTGCAACAATGCTGCTGGGTTTAACCGAAATTGCCAGACTATATCCTAAAAGTGTTCGTATTATTGGGCACAGGAGGTGA
- the rpmA gene encoding 50S ribosomal protein L27 yields MNSFDLQLFAHKKGVGSSRNGRDSEAKRLGVKRQDGEAVTAGSILVRQRGTHFHPGNNVGIGKDDTLFAKVPGKVAFERKGRYDRQVSVYPAAEEAM; encoded by the coding sequence TTGAATTCTTTTGATTTACAATTATTTGCTCATAAAAAAGGTGTTGGCAGCTCCCGTAACGGACGCGACAGCGAGGCTAAGCGCCTGGGTGTGAAGCGTCAAGACGGTGAAGCTGTAACCGCAGGCAGCATTCTGGTGCGCCAGCGTGGTACACATTTCCATCCCGGTAATAACGTCGGTATTGGCAAGGATGATACTTTGTTTGCCAAAGTTCCCGGCAAAGTCGCTTTCGAGCGTAAAGGCCGTTATGACCGGCAAGTTAGTGTGTATCCTGCAGCTGAAGAAGCGATGTAA
- a CDS encoding Spo0B domain-containing protein codes for MTNTTCPEVATCADMIKLLRIQRHDFLNHLQVIHAMIQLGRGEKALQYIEKLAHDPDMISDLLAAYQNKSV; via the coding sequence ATGACCAATACCACTTGCCCTGAAGTAGCTACCTGTGCTGATATGATCAAACTGCTTCGTATTCAGCGGCATGATTTTTTAAATCATCTGCAGGTCATCCATGCGATGATACAATTAGGACGGGGCGAAAAAGCACTGCAATATATTGAAAAATTGGCGCACGACCCTGATATGATATCCGATCTGCTTGCCGCCTACCAAAATAAGTCTGTGTAA
- the obgE gene encoding GTPase ObgE, producing the protein MFIDRAKITVKAGSGGNGMSSFRREKYVPRGGPSGGDGGRGANVVLMGDANLNTLIDFRYKRQFKANNGANGQSSNMHGRGAEDLLIKVPPGTIIRDEATNQILGDITEPGQMVIVAKGGRGGRGNARFVNSVNRAPTFAELGEPGEEQTLLLELKLLADVGLLGYPSVGKSSILSMVSAAKPEIAAYHFTTLSPVLGVVSIAEGRNFVLADIPGLIEGAHEGVGLGHDFLRHIERTKVLIHVLDVSGIEGRDPIEDFHKINNELKLYNEKLFKRAQIVAANKMDLPEAQENYQQVADYMKAAGHEIYPISAATGEGLQVLMQRASQLLDAYVEEPEEIEEAKVYEAKPEDEFSITREDDGAFVVQGDNIEKLVAMTRFGDEEGLRRFQAIWRKLGIDAELRARGIQEGDTVRIGDMEFEFRP; encoded by the coding sequence ATGTTTATTGATAGAGCCAAAATTACGGTTAAGGCTGGTAGCGGTGGAAACGGTATGTCGAGTTTTCGCCGGGAAAAGTATGTTCCGAGAGGCGGGCCCAGCGGCGGCGATGGCGGCCGTGGTGCCAATGTAGTGTTAATGGGGGATGCCAACCTGAATACCCTTATTGATTTTCGTTACAAGCGCCAGTTCAAAGCCAATAACGGGGCTAACGGCCAGTCCAGCAACATGCACGGCCGCGGTGCGGAAGACTTATTGATTAAAGTACCGCCGGGAACTATTATCAGAGATGAAGCGACCAACCAAATACTTGGGGATATTACCGAACCCGGACAAATGGTTATTGTTGCCAAAGGAGGACGGGGTGGACGTGGTAATGCCCGGTTTGTCAATAGTGTAAACAGGGCACCGACATTTGCCGAATTAGGAGAACCCGGTGAAGAACAAACACTGCTGCTTGAACTCAAGCTATTAGCAGATGTTGGTTTGCTCGGCTATCCCAGTGTAGGCAAATCCAGTATCTTATCTATGGTATCGGCAGCGAAACCTGAAATTGCGGCCTACCATTTTACCACTTTGTCGCCGGTATTGGGAGTTGTCAGCATTGCTGAAGGCCGAAACTTTGTGCTGGCCGATATTCCGGGATTAATCGAGGGCGCGCATGAAGGTGTGGGGTTAGGGCACGACTTTTTGCGTCATATTGAACGAACTAAGGTGCTGATCCATGTGCTTGATGTATCCGGGATAGAAGGCCGTGATCCGATAGAGGATTTTCACAAAATTAATAATGAGCTTAAACTGTATAATGAAAAACTGTTTAAGCGGGCACAAATTGTTGCCGCCAATAAGATGGATTTGCCGGAAGCGCAGGAGAATTATCAGCAGGTAGCCGACTATATGAAGGCTGCCGGGCATGAGATTTATCCTATTTCAGCTGCTACCGGCGAGGGTTTGCAGGTTCTTATGCAGCGGGCCTCTCAGCTCCTGGATGCATATGTGGAAGAGCCGGAGGAAATAGAAGAGGCCAAAGTATATGAAGCCAAACCTGAGGACGAATTCTCCATTACCCGGGAAGACGACGGCGCGTTTGTCGTTCAGGGCGACAATATCGAAAAACTGGTGGCCATGACCCGGTTTGGTGATGAAGAGGGCTTACGCCGTTTTCAGGCCATTTGGCGTAAACTGGGAATTGATGCAGAACTCCGGGCAAGAGGAATCCAGGAAGGTGACACAGTTCGAATCGGCGATATGGAATTTGAGTTTAGACCATAG